A single region of the Musa acuminata AAA Group cultivar baxijiao chromosome BXJ1-11, Cavendish_Baxijiao_AAA, whole genome shotgun sequence genome encodes:
- the LOC135597492 gene encoding uncharacterized protein LOC135597492 has translation MIWERRLMAAEVSSWSRMLRGYEEEGEGKRELVTRDLLGGGGAVLGSAEVGLELRVPMGWERRFDLLHGKTYLEKRDHDPVPSCLHNLNLALPPPSTAALVPQPDAAAAAPAPSAYQSVCTLEKVKSALERATRRSDGSPSPRSSSTTTTSSSFSVIKRRAPEEDGPGPGSLMGERGRAAAMTVAGCPVCLLYVLVSSVDPRCPRCAVHVPVIGELKKRPKLDLNSPTRDGDDDEDRKKSHLSLQII, from the exons aTGATTTGGGAGAGGAGGTTAATGGCAGCGGAGGTGAGCTCGTGGTCAAGGATGCTGAGGGGTtatgaggaggaaggagaggggaaGAGGGAGCTTGTCACAAGGGATTTGCTCGGTGGCGGCGGAGCAGTGCTCGGATCTGCGGAGGTGGGTCTTGAGCTCCGTGTTCCGATGGGTTGGGAGAGACGGTTTGATCTATTG CATGGAAAGACCTACCTCGAGAAGCGCGACCATGATCCGGTTCCCTCCTGTCTCCACAATCTCAACCTCGCCCTACCTCCACCATCCACCGCCGCCCTCGTCCCGCAGCCggacgcggcggcggcggcgcccgcgcccTCGGCGTACCAGAGTGTCTGCACCCTGGAGAAGGTGAAGTCCGCCCTCGAGCGCGCGACCCGCCGATCCGACGGCTCCCCTTCGCCGCGCTCCTCGtcgaccaccaccacctcctcctccttctcggtGATCAAGCGGCGTGCGCCGGAAGAGGATGGCCCCGGCCCCGGGTCGCTGATGGGCGAGCGGGGGCGGGCGGCGGCGATGACGGTCGCCGGGTGCCCGGTGTGCCTCCTCTACGTGCTCGTCTCGTCGGTGGACCCCAGGTGCCCGAGGTGTGCCGTGCACGTGCCGGTCATAGGCGAGCTCAAGAAGAGGCCCAAGTTGGACCTCAACTCGCCGACCCGAGATGGTGATGATGACGAGGACCGGAAGAAGTCACATTTGTCTTTGCAaataatatag